The genomic stretch GGCTGCTGGTACGGGACCTTTATGAGCCCGCGCGCCGTCGGCACCGGCAAGATCCGCCTCCGCCTCGCCGGCGAGCTGCCGGCCTACGTCAAATCCCACGACCGCGAAAAAGATAACGCCAAGGTCCTGGGCCCGGGCGGAAAAGAGGTGACGCCCGGCTTCGGCGACGCCTTCGCCAACGCGATGGTCACGTACGGCGCCGCCGAACGCTTCGACATCGGCCTCCAGGGCAACCTGTACTCGGTCGGCATCCACGCCAAGTGGTGGGCGCACGTCGTCCCGGAGTATCGGGATAAGGGTATGGACTTCGCCCCCATCCTCTTCCTCCACTACATCTTCGACACCCAGCGCATCGCGCCCAAGCTCTCGCTCGTGGGCGGCGTGCCCATCAGCCGCATCGCCGAGGCCTACATCGGCTACGAAGGGTTCTACGGCCCGCAGATGACGCTAATGGACGACGTGTTCGCGGGCCGCATCGACTTCAAGGACGTCGGGAAGCAGGAACTTTATCAGGACAACCTCTTCATCGGCGTCGACTTCAACTTCAAGGACATCGGCTTCACCACCGAAATAGGCTACCCCATTAACCGCAACGACCGCGACAAGTCGTCGGCGATATGGTTCGGCATCGCGGCGTACTACGGCGAGCTGCTGAAGGGCCTATTGTAGCGGACCGAAGAAGGCCGCGCGCCGCGCGCGGCCCCTAGGTTGAAACGCACAACAAAACCCCCGCCTGATAGGCGGGGTTTTTATATCATCACTACAGAGGGGTTATTTACGAACGTCCCCCTGCTCCGAGAATAATACCCTCGCTCTTTCGCCCGCGATACGAAGCTTGACGCATCGGCCCCAATCTGTTAATAATCGAACCTGCGGCCTCCCGATTTTCGACCGCCTTTTCGTCATATGAAACTCAAAGGCCACCACATCATCCTGCTGCTCATCATGGTCGGCATGCTCGCCGGCGGCGTCTGCGGTTGGGCCTTCGGCGAGAAGATGCTCGCCGTCAAGTTCCTGGGCGACCTCTTCCTCAACTCCCTCAAGATGATGATAATCCCGCTGGTGGTGGCGTCGATGATCACGGGGGTGGCGTCGCTGGGGGACATCCGGCGGCTGGGCCGGACCGGCCTCGCGACCGTCGGCTACTACTTCGTAACCACCGGCATCGCCGTCGCTATCGGCATCTTCCTCGCCAACCTGATTAAACCGGGCGCCGGCGTGACGCCCGTGGCGCAGGAGCTGCCGTCGATGGTGGGGGAGAAGACGTACACCGTCGTCGACGTCATCGTCAACATGATACCGGAGAACGTCTTCGAGGCCGCGGCCGAGACCAACGTCCTTCCCCTCATCGTCGTGGCGCTCGTCTTCGGCGGCATCCTGACGACGCTGGGCGAGAAGGGCCAACCGGTCATAAAGTTCTTCGCCGGCGTCAACGAAGCAGTCATGAAGCTCGTCTACCTGGTGATGATGTTCGCGCCGGTGGGCGTCTTCGCGCTGGTCTCGACGAAGCTGGGCGCCGCGGGGGGAGGCGAGGCGTTCTGGGGCGAGCTGTTCAAGCTGGGCAAGTACGCGTTCACGGTCCTCGCGGGCCTCGCGCTCCACGCCTTCGTCGTCCTGCCGCTGCTGCTGCTCCTGCTGGCGAGGCGCAACCCGTTCAAGTACGCGTTCAACCTGCTCACGCCCTTCGCCACCGCTTTCTCCACCGCCTCCTCCATCGCGACGCTGCCGATGACGCTCCGCGCCGTCGAGCGGCGCAACAAGGTCTCCAACGAGGCGGCGTCGTTCGTCCTGCCGCTGGGCGCGACGGTCAACATGGACGGGACGGCGCTCTACGAGGCGGTGGCGGCGCTCTTCATCGCCCAGGCGTACGGCATCCACCTCGGGCCGGCGCAGCAGCTCGTCATCTTCTTCACGGCGACGCTGGCGGCGGTGGGGGCCGCGGCCATCCCCGAGGCCGGCCTGGTAACGATGGTCATCGTGCTGACGTCGGTGGGCCTGCCGGTGGAGGGCATCGGCGCCATCCTCGCCATCGACTGGTTCCTGGACCGCTGCCGCACGACGGTTAACGTGTGGGGCGACAGCGTCGGCGCCGCGGTCGTCGACCGCCTGGAGGTAAGCCGCCGCGCCACCCGCGAAGAGGTGGAGGAGTACTAGGGGGATTCTATCTTCG from bacterium encodes the following:
- a CDS encoding dicarboxylate/amino acid:cation symporter, whose translation is MKLKGHHIILLLIMVGMLAGGVCGWAFGEKMLAVKFLGDLFLNSLKMMIIPLVVASMITGVASLGDIRRLGRTGLATVGYYFVTTGIAVAIGIFLANLIKPGAGVTPVAQELPSMVGEKTYTVVDVIVNMIPENVFEAAAETNVLPLIVVALVFGGILTTLGEKGQPVIKFFAGVNEAVMKLVYLVMMFAPVGVFALVSTKLGAAGGGEAFWGELFKLGKYAFTVLAGLALHAFVVLPLLLLLLARRNPFKYAFNLLTPFATAFSTASSIATLPMTLRAVERRNKVSNEAASFVLPLGATVNMDGTALYEAVAALFIAQAYGIHLGPAQQLVIFFTATLAAVGAAAIPEAGLVTMVIVLTSVGLPVEGIGAILAIDWFLDRCRTTVNVWGDSVGAAVVDRLEVSRRATREEVEEY